The genome window TTAAGCAACACAATAAAAAGCAAGAGGGAAAATAAAATGGAAAAAGTTTTAGGCTGCTGCCGCAGCAAAAACCGGCAGGGCAATAAGAATAACGAAAATCAAAGAAGCAGCCGCCCCAAAAGAATAACAGGGCTTTTCGCTGCCGGTATTTTCTTTTTTCTGGGGATAGCGCTAATGCTGCTGACAATCGGCTGCGGACGGGCATCTGCCCCCCGAACGGCCTATAAGGTGTTGATTGGCGCGGCAGCCGAGCAGTTGATGGATTGCCGTAACTGCGACCTTTTAGTGGTTGATGCCGAAAGCTTAACCGCCGAGCAGGTGGAAAAGCTGCATCAAAACGGCAATAAAGAAGTGTTTTCCTATTTAAATATCGGCTCGATTGAGCGCTTTCGGGCGGACTATGAGGAGTTTTCCCCGCTGACTTTAAGCGATTATCAGGACTGGCCGGAGGAACGCTGGGTCAATGTTGCTGCGAGGGCATGGCAGGACAGGATTGCCGCGAAAGCCGAAGAATTGATGGCTAAAGGCATAGACGGACTGTTTTTGGATAATGCTGATATCTATTATCAGTACCCGAATGAGGATATTTATCAGGGGCTGTTGGCCATGCTAAAACAGTTAAACGGCTTAGGCAAGCCTCTGATGATAAACGGCGGTGACGCATTCGTGCAAAAGGCAATGGCGGCGGATGATTTGCAGCAGTTGATTGCTGCGGTGAATCAGGAAACGGTATTTACTGCGATTGATTTTGCGGCGGGCAGCTTTGGCCGGCGTACTGCTGAAGACAGGGAATACTATCAGGCCTATCTTGGGCGTTGCCGGGAATACGGCCTGGCCGTTTATTTACTGGAATACGGGGCGACCAGGGAACTGGAGCAGGAAATTGCCGAATATTGCCGCCAAAACGGTTTTTTCTATGCAATCGCCGATTCGCTGGAGTTGGAGAGATAAGCGGTGCAGCGCGGGCAGCGCAGAGCGCGATAATGGACCGCAATGTACCGTGGGTACCGTGGAGTACCGGATTGTGCGATAATGTATCGCGACGACCATGAAGTACCGGATTGTGCGCTAATGAACCGCGATGTACCGAGGAAGTATCGCAGAGTGCGATAATGAATCACAGTGTACTGCGGGAGTACCGCGGTGAGCGATAATATACCGCGTTGTGTCGTAATGTATGATAGCTGTAAAAATAAAAAACAGCCGCCGCGCCTAAATAACGATGGTGCGGCGGCTTGTTGCTAAGTACTTTTCTTTTGGACGCAGGTTTGATTAAAAG of Lachnospiraceae bacterium oral taxon 500 contains these proteins:
- a CDS encoding glucanotransferase, giving the protein MRFCLDGRPALIERSAFCRAGKLPEKTVLTNIGKLSNTIKSKRENKMEKVLGCCRSKNRQGNKNNENQRSSRPKRITGLFAAGIFFFLGIALMLLTIGCGRASAPRTAYKVLIGAAAEQLMDCRNCDLLVVDAESLTAEQVEKLHQNGNKEVFSYLNIGSIERFRADYEEFSPLTLSDYQDWPEERWVNVAARAWQDRIAAKAEELMAKGIDGLFLDNADIYYQYPNEDIYQGLLAMLKQLNGLGKPLMINGGDAFVQKAMAADDLQQLIAAVNQETVFTAIDFAAGSFGRRTAEDREYYQAYLGRCREYGLAVYLLEYGATRELEQEIAEYCRQNGFFYAIADSLELER